Proteins found in one Streptomyces sp. CB09001 genomic segment:
- a CDS encoding TetR/AcrR family transcriptional regulator → MVETISPTAAQPQGRRERNKMRVKNGIYEAALELFTQQGYDQTTVEEIAERADVARGTFFNHFQRKEDIIGEWSERRRVLLREGLDPEGIENPEGADIRHTLSRCMSILAQITLVNSAQTKALLSAWVRAGAPLHEEPHTAHLFSRFIEAGRASGGIPESVDSELAGHLLRDVYLGTLFRWARKPAGQGDLEAELQAACTALLDGLAPR, encoded by the coding sequence ATGGTCGAGACGATTTCTCCCACCGCGGCGCAACCACAGGGGCGCCGGGAGCGCAACAAGATGCGCGTCAAGAACGGCATCTACGAAGCCGCCCTGGAGCTGTTCACCCAGCAGGGCTACGACCAGACCACAGTCGAAGAGATCGCCGAAAGGGCCGACGTCGCGCGCGGCACCTTCTTCAACCACTTCCAGCGCAAGGAAGACATCATCGGCGAGTGGAGTGAGCGGCGGCGGGTCCTGTTGCGGGAGGGGCTGGACCCGGAAGGGATCGAGAACCCCGAAGGTGCCGACATCCGGCACACCCTGTCGCGCTGCATGAGCATCCTCGCGCAGATCACCCTCGTCAACTCGGCCCAGACCAAGGCCCTGCTGAGCGCCTGGGTCCGCGCGGGGGCGCCCCTGCACGAGGAGCCGCACACCGCTCACCTGTTCAGCCGCTTCATCGAGGCGGGGCGGGCGAGTGGCGGCATCCCCGAGAGCGTCGACTCCGAGCTGGCGGGCCACCTGCTGCGCGACGTCTACCTCGGCACCCTGTTCCGGTGGGCACGCAAGCCCGCCGGCCAGGGCGACCTGGAGGCCGAACTGCAGGCCGCCTGCACCGCCCTGCTGGACGGGCTCGCCCCCCGCTGA
- a CDS encoding MFS transporter — protein MTVGLTLLALNLRPAVGSVSPLLDDIQESVGLSDSAVSVLTTLPVVCLGVFAAVSPALSRRLGTPRALVLGFLFLIAGILVRLDEAAWALFLGTALAGAGLAIGNVLMPAVIKSVFPDRVRLYTGIGTAVLSAGAALAAGVAVPLRNATDSWSGSLALWVVPAALGLIVWLPLARRSERPAPAAGSTARGSLLGDAMAWQVTGYLALRALAYFTALGWLPTILADLGHSNAASGALLSVAMLVSVPGALFAPILVGRKGTAPMVVAIAVGGAISLLGLLWVPGIAALWVVILGVTLGAGHAMALTFIGLRSPNPQVAAQLSGMVQTIGYLVGGIAGPLLLGLLHGATDGWTVSLVLLAAFTLPELILGLCSGRGRAVRPRFRQTSATPQQTTTPPVLVD, from the coding sequence ATGACTGTGGGGCTGACCCTGCTGGCCCTCAACCTTCGGCCCGCCGTCGGCAGCGTTTCCCCCCTGCTCGACGACATCCAGGAGTCCGTTGGACTGTCCGACTCGGCGGTGAGCGTTCTCACGACACTGCCGGTCGTGTGCCTGGGTGTCTTCGCCGCCGTGTCCCCCGCCCTGTCCCGCCGCTTGGGTACCCCCCGCGCCCTGGTGCTCGGCTTCCTCTTCCTGATCGCCGGAATCCTCGTCCGGCTCGACGAAGCCGCCTGGGCGCTCTTCCTCGGTACCGCTCTGGCGGGCGCCGGCCTCGCCATCGGCAACGTGCTGATGCCGGCCGTCATCAAGAGCGTCTTCCCCGACCGGGTGCGCCTGTACACCGGCATCGGCACCGCGGTGCTCAGCGCCGGCGCCGCACTGGCGGCGGGCGTGGCCGTCCCCCTGCGCAACGCCACCGACAGCTGGAGCGGCTCGCTCGCCCTGTGGGTCGTCCCCGCGGCACTCGGCCTCATCGTGTGGCTGCCGCTCGCCCGCCGTAGCGAGCGTCCCGCTCCCGCCGCCGGCTCCACGGCCCGCGGGTCCCTGCTGGGCGACGCCATGGCCTGGCAGGTCACCGGATACCTGGCCCTGCGCGCCCTCGCCTACTTCACCGCACTGGGCTGGCTGCCCACGATCCTCGCCGACCTCGGGCACAGCAACGCCGCCTCGGGAGCGCTGCTCTCGGTGGCCATGCTGGTGAGTGTTCCCGGAGCGCTCTTCGCCCCGATCCTCGTCGGCCGCAAGGGCACCGCCCCCATGGTCGTCGCCATCGCCGTCGGTGGCGCGATCAGCCTGCTGGGTCTGCTCTGGGTGCCGGGAATCGCCGCCCTGTGGGTCGTGATCCTCGGCGTCACCCTGGGGGCGGGCCACGCCATGGCCCTCACCTTCATCGGGCTCCGGTCCCCCAACCCCCAGGTCGCGGCCCAGCTGTCGGGCATGGTGCAGACCATCGGCTACCTCGTCGGCGGTATCGCGGGCCCGCTTCTGCTGGGCCTGCTGCACGGCGCCACCGACGGATGGACCGTCTCCCTCGTCCTGCTGGCCGCGTTCACGCTGCCCGAGCTGATCCTCGGCCTGTGCTCGGGCCGCGGCCGGGCCGTGCGTCCGCGCTTCCGCCAGACCAGTGCCACGCCGCAGCAGACGACCACACCGCCCGTGCTCGTCGACTGA
- a CDS encoding putative quinol monooxygenase translates to MYHVAVAFDVQPDRHEDFIAACHADARDSAVDEPFTQRFELVKDENDPNRFYLDEVYDDAAAFDKHMAGPHFAKFFERIGDIAEGPTWLIRGTRVVDPTAS, encoded by the coding sequence ATGTACCACGTTGCCGTCGCCTTCGACGTACAGCCCGACCGGCACGAGGACTTCATCGCCGCCTGCCACGCCGACGCCCGCGACTCCGCCGTGGACGAGCCGTTCACCCAGCGGTTCGAGCTGGTGAAGGACGAGAACGACCCCAACCGGTTCTACCTGGACGAGGTGTACGACGACGCGGCCGCCTTCGACAAGCACATGGCCGGTCCGCACTTCGCGAAGTTCTTCGAGCGGATCGGGGACATCGCCGAAGGCCCCACCTGGCTGATCCGCGGCACCCGGGTCGTGGACCCCACCGCGTCCTGA
- a CDS encoding cyclase family protein, whose product MCSPKVMEQVYGEAGHDCAGHSAGSEDERQTTGRPSGGSPLIRGSRVSDLTHTFGNDFPVLEPIVLKPNIDHFADVAGEGFNANKLEIDEHTGTHVDGPAHLEDGPMYTDEIPIDRFIAPLCVIRIADRAAKDHDTTLTADDVLRYESRHGRIPQGALVVMDSGWCDRINTPGAYINRDATGAAHFPGLGFDAAELLVHERAVNAAGTDTPSLDASKNLQVDDPGAHRIVLGDMRYGVENIANLATVPEFGATAVIGLIKHRKGFAGPCRVFGIH is encoded by the coding sequence ATGTGCAGCCCCAAGGTCATGGAGCAGGTCTACGGAGAGGCCGGCCACGACTGCGCCGGTCACAGCGCCGGCTCCGAGGACGAGCGGCAGACGACCGGGCGGCCGAGCGGCGGCAGCCCACTCATCAGGGGGAGCCGCGTCAGCGATCTGACGCACACCTTCGGCAACGACTTCCCCGTGCTGGAGCCGATCGTCCTCAAGCCGAACATCGATCACTTCGCCGATGTGGCCGGCGAGGGGTTCAACGCGAACAAGCTGGAGATCGACGAGCACACCGGCACCCACGTGGACGGTCCCGCGCATCTCGAGGACGGTCCGATGTACACCGACGAGATCCCGATCGACCGCTTCATCGCCCCCCTCTGCGTCATCCGCATCGCGGACCGTGCCGCGAAGGACCACGACACCACCCTCACCGCGGACGACGTCCTCAGGTACGAGAGCCGCCACGGCCGGATCCCGCAGGGCGCCCTGGTCGTCATGGACTCGGGCTGGTGCGACCGGATCAACACCCCCGGCGCCTACATCAACCGCGACGCCACGGGCGCGGCCCACTTCCCCGGCCTGGGCTTCGACGCCGCTGAGCTGCTGGTCCACGAGCGGGCGGTCAACGCCGCCGGCACCGACACCCCCAGCCTCGACGCCTCGAAGAACCTCCAGGTGGACGACCCGGGGGCGCACCGCATCGTCCTGGGAGACATGCGCTACGGGGTGGAGAACATCGCGAACCTGGCCACCGTGCCGGAGTTCGGCGCCACCGCGGTGATCGGGCTCATCAAGCACCGCAAGGGCTTCGCCGGACCGTGCCGTGTGTTCGGCATCCACTGA
- a CDS encoding acyl-CoA dehydrogenase family protein — protein sequence MTATAPHRPTAAEPSPPRRTASGTDLLNAVPATLSAAGRGADAADRDGRLAPETIASLTAAGFHRLFVPPERGGAGGGFATLVTAVAAVGEGCASAAWVAAVFANFGRLAGFLPPEGRRGIWGDGPDVRLVGAVAPTGRARPGPGGWLLSGSWRYVSGAAFSHWALLAGRTAEDGGEGVRFFAVPRHAYEITGTWSAPGMRGTGSDTVRVDEAFVARELSFPRRLAADGAVAAHPWLTVPSAAVTPLCFVAPALGAATAALAAWAQRLRDAPTRSTDAARVALARSMGEVDAARLLVDRAAATADRGRVGRTDALRNARDAALAMELISTAVSRLYRLVGTSGQSEPRFQRPWRDITTAAGHALLDFEAAGRTYAEQLTTSPGAPHGARRDARSHRE from the coding sequence GTGACGGCCACCGCACCGCACCGCCCGACGGCCGCCGAACCGTCGCCACCGCGGCGGACGGCTTCCGGGACAGACCTGCTGAACGCCGTTCCGGCCACGCTCTCGGCCGCCGGGCGCGGGGCGGACGCCGCGGACCGCGACGGCCGGCTCGCACCGGAGACGATCGCGTCGCTGACGGCCGCCGGGTTCCACCGGCTCTTCGTGCCACCCGAACGGGGCGGTGCGGGCGGCGGCTTCGCCACCCTGGTCACCGCGGTCGCCGCGGTCGGCGAGGGCTGCGCGTCCGCCGCCTGGGTCGCGGCCGTCTTCGCCAACTTCGGCCGGCTCGCCGGGTTCCTGCCCCCCGAGGGCCGGCGCGGGATATGGGGCGACGGTCCGGACGTCCGTCTGGTCGGTGCCGTGGCGCCCACCGGGCGCGCCCGGCCGGGCCCGGGAGGGTGGCTTCTCTCCGGAAGCTGGCGGTACGTCAGCGGGGCCGCCTTCTCCCACTGGGCCCTGCTCGCCGGGAGGACGGCCGAGGACGGCGGCGAGGGCGTGCGGTTCTTCGCCGTGCCCCGCCACGCGTACGAGATCACCGGCACGTGGTCGGCCCCGGGCATGCGCGGCACGGGCAGTGACACGGTCCGGGTCGACGAGGCCTTCGTCGCGCGGGAGCTGTCCTTCCCCCGACGGCTGGCCGCCGACGGTGCGGTCGCGGCGCACCCCTGGCTGACCGTGCCGTCCGCGGCGGTGACCCCCCTGTGCTTCGTGGCGCCGGCCCTGGGAGCCGCGACCGCGGCCCTGGCCGCCTGGGCCCAGCGGCTTCGGGACGCACCGACCAGGTCCACGGACGCCGCGCGCGTCGCGCTGGCCCGGTCCATGGGCGAAGTGGACGCCGCCCGCCTCCTCGTCGACCGGGCGGCCGCCACCGCCGACCGCGGCCGCGTCGGCCGCACCGACGCGCTGCGCAACGCACGCGACGCGGCCCTGGCGATGGAGCTGATCTCCACAGCCGTCTCCCGGCTGTACCGGCTGGTCGGAACCAGCGGCCAGTCGGAACCCCGGTTTCAGCGTCCTTGGCGCGACATCACCACCGCGGCCGGCCACGCCCTGCTGGACTTCGAAGCCGCCGGCCGCACCTACGCAGAGCAGTTGACCACTTCCCCGGGCGCACCCCACGGCGCCCGACGAGACGCGAGGAGCCATCGTGAGTGA